The Podospora pseudopauciseta strain CBS 411.78 chromosome 2 map unlocalized CBS411.78m_2, whole genome shotgun sequence genome has a window encoding:
- a CDS encoding uncharacterized protein (EggNog:ENOG503P7VV), whose product MSSYRPKAPYSSLSGSSSSSYSASDSDLSSSSSRSSVRHSMDSTQRPVQVSVIRCLRCARAEELTSTDDPNSSGMVQIGTNIYYCNRCAKMVGYT is encoded by the coding sequence ATGTCGTCTTACCGTCCAAAGGCACCATACAGCTCCCTCTCCggctcctcttcatcatcttaCTCCGCTTCGGATTCAgacctctccagctccagctcacGATCCTCAGTACGACACAGCATGGATTCCACACAGCGCCCCGTACAGGTCTCCGTCATCCGCTGCTTGCGATGTGCGCGTGCCGAAGAGTTGACCAGCACCGACGACCCCAACAGCTCTGGAATGGTCCAAATCGGTACCAACATCTACTATTGCAACAGATGCGCCAAGATGGTTGGCTACACGTGA
- a CDS encoding uncharacterized protein (EggNog:ENOG503P198), with protein MAAVSQTTTAFSPTAAHDTGYPWDLAVPDEAENDLHDGKRLVHSENAYSSHRQPLAPQNGNSTLHSTATGLDSISRKYANGDAGSDMTAYATQNHHKQSKPRSIQDHPSSLESTEAFDSDTRGNGSDGLQRTGPRDSTPPIGQEDNSKWIHRDKLARIESEELQAAGIFLPRQRDRARSKSQNRTRRDQSQDKLNGSGRSIGGTDNASRSRKNSGATTTEPKTPDLNAIPSWDLRRPEEIVEEGDGYWVSTGSGKNTSKIPLAKVSPVPIPSEHIERDTLLARKRDGSPGEDSISYSRNRGRSGSNATSLGKPTPSEGTAQSTSQPNKRTDPSPKKPAGIRKPKAANGAAGRPKTRGGPSKDSTSSGTRPSTRSAEREFSSSSKPMEGEPPWMISAYRPDPRLPPDQQLLPTVAKRLAQERMEREGKFGNVYDREFRPLTDEGFLKPPENIAGQEERDPEKEAQDEEQGDWPLRPEVRSPTLGGRASSYSTMPKISDKPTMSPLPSPRTPGPQPQTQPQPLSTVKVPEPPEEDPAPKKGGCGCCIVM; from the exons ATGGCGGCAGTGTcgcagacgacgacggcatTCTCACCTACTGCTGCCCATGACACTGGCTATCCGTGGGACCTTGCTGTGCCGGACGAAGCAGAG AACGACCTTCACGACGGCAAGCGGCTTGTACATAGCGAAAACGCCTACTCATCCCACCGACAGCCACTGGCCCCTCAGAATGGTAATTCTACTCTGCACTCTACCGCCACGGGCCTAGACTCGATTTCGCGAAAGTACGCCAACGGAGACGCTGGTTCCGATATGACTGCTTATGCcacccaaaaccaccacaaGCAATCGAAACCCCGGAGTATTCAGGACCACCCCAGCTCTCTGGAGAGCACGGAAGCATTTGATAGCGACACGAGAGGGAATGGATCCGATGGTTTGCAGAGAACGGGGCCGAGGGACAGCACGCCGCCGATAGGACAAGAGGACAATTCGAAATGGATTCATCGGGACAAGTTGGCTCGGATTGAAAGTGAAGAGTTGCAAGCTGCTGGTATCTTTTTGCCACGCCAAAGGGACAGGGCAAGGTCAAAGAGTCAAAACAGGACACGGAGGGATCAGAGTCAGGACAAGCTGAACGGTTCGGGGAGGTCGATTGGTGGTACGGATAATGCCTCGAGATCTAGGAAAAACTCGGGGGCAACAACGACAGAACCCAAGACTCCAGATCTCAACGCGATTCCTAGTTGGGATCTTAGACGTCCAGAGGAAATTGTGGAAGAGGGTGACGGATATTGGGTGTCGACGGGTAGCGGCAAAAACACTTCGAAAATCCCCCTGGCAAAGGTCAGCCCGGTGCCCATTCCCAGCGAGCATATCGAACGAGACACTCTCTTGGCCAGGAAACGCGACGGTAGTCCCGGCGAGGACTCGATATCTTACTCCAGAAACCGAGGCAGAAGCGGTAGTAACGCAACCTCGCTTGGCAAACCGACACCGAGCGAGGGGACTGCTCAATCCACTAGCCAGCCGAACAAGAGAACCGATCCATCTCCCAAGAAGCCTGCCGGGATTAGAAAACCAAAGGCTGCGAATGGGGCTGCCGGACGTCCCAAGACAAGAGGTGGGCCTAGTAAGGACTCGACTAGTAGCGGGACACGGCCATCCACGAGGTCTGCTGAGAGGGAGTTTTCCAGCAGTAGCAAGCCGATGGAAGGAGAACCACCCTGGATGATCTCTGCGTACCGGCCTGATCCTCGCTTGCCTCCGGACCAACAACTCTTGCCAACCGTAGCCAAGCGGCTAGCTCAAGAGAGGATGGAACGAGAGGGCAAGTTTGGAAATGTCTACGACAGAGAGTTTAGGCCACTCACCGACGAAGGGTTCTTGAAACCTCCAGAGAACATCGCGGGACAAGAGGAGAGGGATCCTGAAAAAGAAGCGCAGGATGAGGAGCAGGGTGACTGGCCGTTAAGGCCAGAAGTGAGGAGCCCTACGCTTGGAGGAAGAGCGAGCTCATATTCAACAATGCCCAAGATCTCAGACAAACCAACCATGAGTCCTCTACCAAGCCCACGGACGCCAGGACCACAACCACAGACCCAGCCTCAGCCGTTGTCGACAGTCAAGGTACCAGAACCCCCTGAGGAGGATCCAGCACCAAAGAAGGGTGGTTGCGGCTGTTGCATTGTCATGTAG
- a CDS encoding uncharacterized protein (COG:S; EggNog:ENOG503P2VB) produces MASSQSLPSQTRRTRIVCISDTHNSTVKLPKGDVLIHAGDLTNQGSYSELSKTVQWLEKVDFEVKIVIAGNHDITLDQGFYQDHGQSFHNKKPQNTAECLKLLTSSPTITYLCHSSTRIRLTNPKGPRTEFNVFGSPYSPKNGLWAFGYDGNGVEPDPSGTQTSTDLVSHEAVNLWSEIPLDTDILVTHTPPRGNCDATLGCQFLKKRLSTVRPRLHVCGHIHPGRGAQRVRWELERDEFANEQYHEAGVEYWDDPHPDIQSAKLSLVDLTPRGGNRALAFGNSAETTTNVSGGSPRDGLLRTPSVSCTLSSRQDPECRVSDGQPRGLGPGPGLGPGLPTLDDVQPLTSKSRELNSSRTGRRETCVVNCAIVATNWPHTGGRRYNKPIVVDADLPVWT; encoded by the exons ATGGCATCGTCTCAGTCTTTGCCAAGCCAAACTAGGCGTACTCGAATTGTTTGTATCAGCGATACTCATAATTCAACTGTCAAGCTACCGAAAGGTGACGTGCTGATTCATGCTGGCGACTTGACGAACCAGGGTAGCTATTCAGAG CTTTCCAAAACAGTGCAGTGGTTAGAAAAGGTCGACTTTGAAGTCAAGATTGTGATTGCCG GAAACCATGATATAACACTGGATCAAGGCTTCTATCAAGATCATGGGCAAAGCTTCCACAACAAGAAACCCCAGAACACGGCTGAGTGTCTCAAGCTTCTGACATCGAGCCCTACCATCACATACCTGTGTCATAGCTCCACGAGAATCCGGCTTACCAACCCCAAAGGACCAAGAACCGAATTCAATGTCTTTGGCTCTCCCTACAGTCCCAAGAACGGTCTGTGGGCATTCGGATACGATGGCAACGGCGTGGAGCCAGATCCTTCGGGAACGCAAACATCTACAGACCTCGTCTCCCACGAAGCAGTAAACCTTTGGTCAGAGATCCCACTTGATACCGATATCCTGGTCACACATACACCACCACGAGGCAACTGCGATGCCACGCTTGGATGTCAATTTTTGAAGAAACGACTCTCGACAGTCCGCCCAAGACTTCATGTTTGTGGCCATATCCATCCGGGAAGGGGTGCTCAGCGAGTGCGATGGGAGCTGGAAAGGGATGAATTTGCCAACGAGCAATATCATGAAGCCGGCGTGGAATACTGGGATGACCCCCACCCAGATATTCAATCAGCCAAGCTCAGTCTGGTTGATTTGACCCCTCGTGGAGGCAACCGCGCCCTTGCCTTTGGCAACTCGGCCGAAACTACCACGAATGTATCAGGAGGCAGCCCACGTGATGGTCTGCTCCGAACACCGTCTGTCTCATGCACCCTATCATCCCGACAGGATCCCGAGTGTCGGGTCTCGGATGGTCAGCCCCGTGGCCTTGGTCCTGGACCTGGACTGGGCCCCGGGCTCCCCACCTTGGATGACGTCCAGCCTCTAACGTCCAAAAGCCGAGAGTTGAACTCCAGTCGCACGGGTCGACGCGAGACTTGCGTAGTCAACTGTGCTATCGTGGCAACGAACTGGCCTCACACGGGTGGCAGGAGATACAACAAGCCAATTGTCGTTGATGCGGATCTGCCTGTATGGACGTAG
- a CDS encoding uncharacterized protein (EggNog:ENOG503P6AD; COG:O): MSTLPADPWKTLGVEKTADKSEIRSAYKKLVLKCHPDKVQDPELKALKQEEFTKVQQAWELLSNDVELAKYEEQLKLAELKAKAQAAMKNAANTSVPRTTSTRYYDIRTAEPPSKYKSHSTSSPSTGKVYTHYASPHTRSHEEVPASRTYAIYEDGEKTARRAASYEKPSKRDDEKLEDIKRREKEELRRFKEKEEERKKERLIAKEREKELERQEKEREREREKEREARRAEKKRIERLEKEREKERRRDAEEKTRRHKPYVETYPEFAEQPWAEDEIYMTSRSDKKKSSSSSKKYDDPILRERERERERERDRERERERDKSSSRRAKSPHAAAMEVPERKHIDHFAEAASYIARAGGSAPKETAFWKSQTPPDHILEIPVAPTPPPADPEEESIMRAARRAARRPSHEASKSKEKLKYDLDASPAKSRPIPNLTKSYTTPPVSAESPPRVSRTNTTPHDYERSAARGERIVPIPSLMRSTTWAPGAAAGRSDPYDDYYESDEDRERRHRRRRNRSPEAIHYKVEGGKTSKMSYGYGESPTSRRYADDGWSPHSPSAAYAQTAFKVKEGKSYGLNDIKYAEYTYTQADPYGPAVAS; this comes from the coding sequence ATGAGCACCCTCCCCGCGGATCCATGGAAGACTCTCGGTGTCGAGAAGACTGCAGACAAGTCTGAGATTCGATCTGCTTACAAGAAGCTTGTGCTCAAGTGCCACCCTGACAAGGTCCAAGACCCCGAGCTTAAGGCTCTGAAGCAGGAGGAATTCACAAAAGTACAACAAGCCTGGGAGCTGCTCAGCAATGATGTCGAGCTTGCCAAGTATGAGGAGCAGCTCAAGCTCGCTGAGCTCAAGGCAAAGGCCCAGGCCGCCATGAAGAACGCTGCGAATACGTCTGTTCCCCGCACAACATCCACCAGGTACTACGACATTCGCACTGCCGAACCACCATCAAAGTACAAGAGCCACAGTACTTCGTCTCCCTCGACCGGGAAGGTGTACACCCATTATGCGTCACCCCACACCCGGTCGCACGAGGAGGTTCCTGCATCTCGTACCTACGCCATCTATGAGGACGGCGAGAAGACTGCCCGTCGCGCTGCCAGCTATGAGAAGCCATCAAAGCGTGATGACGAGAAGCTGGAAGACAtcaagaggagagagaaggaagagcTCCGTCGattcaaggagaaggaggaggagaggaaaaaggagaggttgatCGCCAAGGAACGtgagaaggagctggagcgtcaggaaaaggaaagagaaagggagcgtgagaaggagagggaggcccgtagggctgagaagaagagaattGAGCGTCTTGAGAAGGAGCGGGAGAAGGAGCGTCGCCGtgatgccgaggagaagaCTCGCCGACACAAGCCTTACGTAGAAACGTACCCCGAGTTTGCCGAGCAACCTTGGGCGGAAGACGAGATCTACATGACGTCTCGGTCGGATAAGAAGAAGTCTTCATCGAGCAGCAAGAAGTACGATGACCCGATTCTTCGCGAGCGGGAACGGGAGAGGGAACGTGAGCGTGATCGTGAGCGCGAACGTGAGCGGGACAAGTCAAGCTCACGCCGGGCCAAGTCTCCTCATGCTGCAGCGATGGAGGTCCCCGAGAGGAAACACATCGACCACTTTGCAGAGGCTGCCAGCTACATTGCCCGTGCCGGTGGTTCTGCTCCCAAGGAGACCGCTTTCTGGAAGTCGCAAACGCCTCCTGATCATATTCTCGAGATTCCTGTCGCgcccacaccacctcccgcAGACCCAGAAGAGGAGTCGATCATGCGGGCCGCCAGGCGTGCAGCTCGCCGTCCCTCACATGAGGCTTCCAAATCcaaggagaagctgaagTACGATCTTGATGCTTCTCCTGCCAAGTCTCGTCCGATTCCTAATCTTACCAAATCGTACACCACTCCTCCTGTTTCCGCCGAGTCCCCTCCTCGCGTCAGCCGGACCAACACGACGCCACATGATTACGAGCGCAGCGCAGCACGCGGAGAGCGGATTGTTCCTATTCCTTCTCTTATGCGCAGCACGACTTGGGCtcctggtgctgctgctggccgATCAGACCCGTATGACGATTATTACGAATCAGACGAAGATCGAGAGCGCAGacatcgccgccgccgtaACAGATCTCCCGAAGCCATCCACTACAAGGTTGAGGGCGGCAAGACCTCGAAGATGAGTTATGGGTACGGCGAGTCTCCCACCTCTCGGAGGTACGCAGACGATGGATGGAGTCCTCATTCTCCTTCGGCCGCGTATGCCCAGACGGCTTTCAAGGTCAAAGAGGGCAAGTCGTATGGCTTGAATGACATCAAGTACGCGGAATACACCTACACACAAGCTGACCCGTACGGTCCTGCTGTGGCATCATGA
- the ARE2_1 gene encoding Sterol O-acyltransferase 2 (Sterol-ester synthase 2) (EggNog:ENOG503NXII; COG:I): protein MSSTTSADVSEGPDRILRPRPRKPVHTQLSHISNLSEPNGALDPNTNGHATATTSGRSTPVPPDAPQSVKALSSARKQVRAEQRRRLFPTIEFASRVSHFDPNSDYRDFHGFFNLFWIGLAIMAVTTMLRNVKDTGYPMRVQIWSLFTVKLWHLAIADFLMVASTAVALPLQKLFRDAPAGSSLTWAKGGTAIMSIYQVLWLALWIAVPFLFGWTWTAQVFLILHTMVMLMKMHSYAFYNGHLSEAEKRLRDLDDPSTASRAPAYLYPTPENPMGTVATSPRSANGSAQQHQLLEKDHHHESSEESDELAQLREVLARELTSPIGNITYPSNLTWWNYLDFLCCPTLCYEIEYPRTEKIDWQNLLSKIAATFGCIFLLTIISEEFILPALTDASLRLNDTVAPPSPSEILLILSETISWLLFPFMLTFLLVFLVIFEYVLGAFAEITHFADRHFYSDWWNSTDWMEFSREWNVPVYSFLRRHVYSASRPYIGKGNATVITFLISAVGHEIVMGCITKKLRGYGFVCQMMQLPLVVLQRTRWVRGRETFNNVCFWCSMILGLSLICSLYVLV, encoded by the exons ATGTCGTCCACCACGTCGGCCGATGTCTCGGAAGGTCCCGATCGCATCTTGCGCCCGCGCCCTAGGAAACCAGTCCATACCCAGCTCTCCCACATCAGTAACCTTTCCGAGCCAAACGGCGCCCTTGATCCAAATACCAATGGTCACGCCACGGCTACCACTAG CGGCCGATCAACACCAGTACCCCCAGATGCTCCTCAGTCCGTCAAGGCGCTCTCTTCCGCCCGTAAGCAGGTTCGCGCAGAGCAACGCCGACGTCTCTTCCCCACCATCGAGTTCGCCAGTCGAGTTTCCCACTTCGATCCCAACAGCGACTACCGCGACTTCCAtggcttcttcaacctcttctgGATCGGCCTGGCCATCATGGCCGTCACCACCATGTTGCGCAATGTAAAGGACACCGGATACCCAATGCGCGTTCAAATATGGAGCCTTTTTACTGTCAAGCTCTGGCATCTCGCCATCGCTGATTTTCTCATGGTCGCCAGCACAGCCGTCGCCCTCCCCTTACAAAAGCTCTTCCGCGATGCGCCCGCCGGCAGCTCCCTGACCTGGGCCAAAGGCGGAACAGCCATCATGAGCATATATCAAGTCCTGTGGCTGGCGCTCTGGATCGCCGTGCCCTTTCTGTTCGGTTGGACCTGGACAGCCCAAGTCTTCCTGATCCTCCACACCATGGTCATGCTCATGAAGATGCACTCCTACGCCTTCTACAACGGCCATCTCTCCGAAGCCGAAAAACGTCTCCGCGACCTCGACGACccatccaccgcctcccGCGCCCCAGCTTACCTCTACCCAACCCCCGAAAACCCCATGGGCACCGTTGCCACCAGCCCGCGAAGCGCAAACGGCAGCGCCCAACAGCACCAACTCCTCGAaaaagaccaccaccacgaatCCAGCGAGGAATCCGACGAGCTAGCCCAGCTTCGCGAAGTCTTGGCCAGGGAGCTCACCAGCCCGATAGGCAACATCACCTACccatccaacctcacctGGTGGAACTACCTCGACTTCTTGTGCTGCCCAACCCTCTGCTACGAGATCGAATACCCCCGCACGGAGAAGATCGACTGGCAGAACCTCCTCAGCAAAATCGCTGCCACGTTTGGGTGTATCTTCTTACTGACAATCATTTCAGAGGAGttcatcctccccgccttgACGGACGCCTCTTTACGGCTTAACGACACTGTTGCCCCCCCTTCGCCAAGCGaaatcctcctcatcctgtcCGAGACCATCTCCTGGCTACTTTTTCCCTTCATGCTCACCTTTTTACTCGTGTTTCTGGTCATTTTCGAGTATGTCCTTGGGGCGTTTGCGGAAATTACGCATTTTGCGGACAGGCATTTTTATAGTGACTGGTGGAATAGCACGGACTGGATGGAGTTCTCGAGGGAGTGGAACGTGCCTGTTTATTCGTTCCTCAGGAGACACGTCTACAGCGCGAGCAGGCCGTATATTGGCAAGGGGAACGCGACGGTGATTACGTTCTTGATCAGCGCGGTGGGCCACGAGATTGTGATGGGGTGTATCACCAAGAAGCTGAGGGGGTATGGGTTTGTGTGTCAGATGATGCAGTTGCCGCTTGTGGTGCTgcagaggacgaggtgggtgagggggagggagacgtTTAATAAtgtttgtttttggtgtAGCATGATTTTGGGGTTGAGTCTG ATTTGCTCGCTCTATGTGCTGGTATGA
- a CDS encoding uncharacterized protein (COG:T; EggNog:ENOG503NX38), whose translation MASRPPHPDPINLPQSAPSVLVSSDRRDDTDPHHGRPYEPAASIAAARGREQHDFFAPTTSAQPKPAPDSASPYTETAAGVTPTSGSVPRFSLSPVQFHAHTTAPSPPPPLPARSAARSPSSSTQDPFAPPSHSFSSQRPAHLGSNALRLQTELRPGSPPHSNSHHGFTAPARNPKPSPKLSLRHIPSASSLRSITRTPSFKAGSLSGAFGSASAASSTVASPVIAAMGDVTPLPSPLLSTHSPGPWKRHASEASALRSPVDDGLPEAIPEDPKTATTPTNAKFRGYAALSSQHAAGILAENAVAERPGYLAKPKSHTRNRSISDYKPDPMLIPKRMSTVSGSRVKADHASLSEPHMRRERNLSEARGLTPIEKPPTPPPSESSLSATESCSSSKSSTASLTSTRKHPPPEYFEAFGRHDSKRRRWRAIGQLGQGTFSRVMLATSQTSPASDDEDISPSTVPVTPDLSAQHERRSLVAVKICEHGALGGASEERIEMSLKRELEVMKCIRHPSLVNLKAWSIESSRAILVLSFYPGGDLFDVASKHRDLLSPPLLSRMFAELIGAVSYLHGKKIVHRDIKLENVLVNLTPEELCVKDVNWAAYPYPVITLSDLGLSRQVEDDEVLTTRCGSDDYAAPEVIMGQPYDGRATDAWSLGVLLYALLEGRLPFDPHPGAGDYAMQLRMRSRTSHRIARIEWRWIEYGVKDGEDGEGDHEADLAKFDAKGLTGAMEVVEGLLKRAKSRWSVAKVAETKWVSDAIQVPDGIKFREEEEGEEV comes from the exons ATGGCTTCGCGGCCACCCCATCCAGATCCCATAAACCTCCCCCAATCTGCTCCGTCGGTGCTCGTATCCTCCGACAGACGTGACGACACCGATCCCCATCATGGCCGCCCCTACGAGCCTGCGGCTTCCATAGCTGCCGCCAGAGGCCGAGAGCAACACGATTTCTTCGCCCCTACTACCTCTGCGCAACCCAAACCCGCGCCTGATTCGGCCTCCCCTTACACAGAGACAGCAGCAGGTGTAACGCCGACCTCTGGTTCAGTCCCTCGGTTCTCTCTGAGTCCTGTGCAATTCCACGCCCACACTACAGCCCCgtcgcctccccctccgctgCCGGCCCGGTCCGCTGCTCGTTCTCCGTCCTCCTCGACTCAGGACCCGTTCGCCCCCCCGAGTCACAGCTTTTCCTCCCAACGACCGGCCCACCTCGGCAGCAACGCCCTGCGGCTGCAAACCGAACTTCGTCCCGGCTCTCCCCCGCATTCGAACTCCCACCACGGCTTCACGGCGCCAGCAAGGAACCCGAAACCCTCGCCGAAACTCTCCTTGAGGCACATTCCTTCGGCCTCTTCCCTACGCTCGATCACGAGAACGCCCAGCTTCAAGGCCGGCAGCCTGTCCGGTGCCTTTGGTTCAGCCTCGGCTGCGAGCTCGACCGTGGCGAGTCCTGTCATTGCCGCGATGGGCGACGTTACTCCCTTGCCTTCCCCTCTGCTCTCGACACATTCTCCGGGACCATGGAAGCGCCATGCCAGCGAagcctcggccttgcggTCACCAGTCGACGATGGTCTCCCAGAAGCGATTCCAGAAGACCCCAAGACAGCAACCACCCCGACAAATGCAAAGTTCCGCGGGTATGCGGCGCTCTCATCACAGCATGCGGCGGGGATATTGGCCGAGAATGCAGTGGCCGAAAGGCCTGGATACCTTGCGAAACCCAAATCACATACCAGGAACAGGAGTATCAGCGATTACAAGCCAGATCCAATGTTGATACCTAAGCGGATGTCGACAGTTTCTGGATCGCGCGTGAAAGCTGACCATGCGAGCCTTTCCGAACCACATATGCGGCGGGAGCGTAACCTATCCGAAGCACGAGGTTTGACGCCCATCGAAAAGCCACCCACTCCACCTCCGAGCGAGTCCTCACTCAGTGCCACAGAATCATGCTCCTCGTCCAAGAGCTCGACGgcctccctcaccagcaccaggAAGCACCCTCCACCGGAATACTTTGAAGCCTTTGGTAGACATGACTCGAAACGACGTCGGTGGAGGGCTATTGGGCAGCTGGGCCAGGGTACTTTCAGTCGGGTCATGCTTGCGACGAGCCAGACATCACCTGCCTCGGACGACGAGGACATCTCCCCTAGCACCGTCCCCGTCACGCCAGATCTATCGGCACAGCACGAGCGGCGATCGCTCGTTGCGGTCAAGATTTGCGAGCATGGGGCTCTAGGCGGCGCCTCAGAAGAACGAATCGAGATGAGTCTCAAACGTGAACTAGAGGTTATGAAGTGCATCCGGCACCCATCTCTGGTGAACCTCAAGGCCTGGAGCATCGAATCGTCGCGGGCGATCCTTGTCCTCAGCTTTTATCCCGGCGGTGACCTCTTCGATGTTGCCAGTAAACATCGGGACCTACTCAGCCCTCCGCTTTTGAGCCGCATGTTCGCCGAGTTGATAGGCGCTGTCAGCTATCTTCACGGCAAGAAGATTGTCCATAGAGATATAAAACTCGAGA ACGTCCTGGTCAATCTCACACCAGAGGAACTATGCGTGAAAGACGTGAACTGGGCGGCGTACCCATATCCCGTCATCACGCTTAGCGACCTCGGCCTCTCCCGACAAgtcgaggatgacgaggtgCTCACGACAAGATGCGGCTCAGATGATTACGCTGCACCTGAAGTAATAATGGGCCAGCCCTACGACGGCCGCGCCACCGATGCGTGGTCACTGGGCGTGCTTCTCTACGCGTTGTTGGAAGGCAGGTTACCTTTTGACCCCCACCCCGGTGCTGGCGATTATGCCATGCAATTGCGGATGCGGAGTCGCACTAGTCACCGTATCGCCCGCATAGAATGGCGGTGGATCGAGTACGGGGTCAAGGAcggtgaggatggagaagggGACCACGAAGCGGACCTTGCCAAGTTTGATGCCAAGGGCTTGACCGGCGCCATGGAGGTTGTAGAAGGACTTCTCAAACGCGCAAAGAGCCGTTGGTCTGTGGCCAAGGTGGCCGAAACCAAATGGGTGTCTGATGCCATCCAGGTCCCTGACGGCATCAAGTTtagagaggaagaggaaggtgaggaaGTTTAA
- a CDS encoding uncharacterized protein (COG:S; EggNog:ENOG503P5ZP) — MFPDNPSLIQTGPSSPSSSLWSNPPTPLVLIHDGGGTIFSYYCLNELDRPLHGISNPHYDSGEPFPGGIPEMASLYIEYIKSVVPRGNLIIGGWSLGGLLSLEVASQLAKEEGDDSRLNLLGIVMIDSVCPLAWRRGGSEGFLKIIRNGAAWGPHTKEETKRKVTRCFSESSRMVGEWELPSWEGRKPPPVILLRAKDKVPVPGEVEGTVSRVDVCREDKHLGWDGYRKGLITKVVDIPGHHFNIFSEMDNVDVVTEEIGRACGELEGWHVRRFVSWGEEKR, encoded by the coding sequence atgTTCCCCGACAACCCCTCCCTAATCCAAaccggcccctcctccccgtcgtCCTCCCTCTggtccaacccccccacccccctggTGCTAATCCACGACGGAGGCGGCACGATATTCTCCTACTACTGCCTCAACGAGCTCGACCGCCCCCTCCACGgcatctccaacccccaTTACGATTCCGGCGAGCCGTTCCCCGGCGGGATTCCCGAGATGGCCAGCCTCTACATCGAATACATCAAGTCTGTCGTCCCGAGGGGGAACCTGATCATTGGTGGTTGGTCACTGGGAGGGCTCTTGTCGCTGGAGGTGGCGTCTCAGTtggcaaaggaggagggggatgatagCCGGTTGAATCTGCTGGGGATAGTCATGATTGACTCTGTCTGTCCTTTggcttggaggagaggggggagtgaGGGGTTTTTGAAGATCATCCGGAATGGGGCGGCCTGGGGGCCTCATACGAAGGAggagacgaagaggaaggtgaCGAGGTGTTTTTCTgagagctcgaggatggtgggggagtgggagttgCCTTCttgggagggaaggaaaCCACCTCCGGTTATACTTCTCAGGGCAAAGGACAAGGTGCCTGTTcctggggaggtggaggggacggTCAGCAGGGTTGATGTTTGTCGGGAGGATAAGCACTTGGGTTGGGATGGGTATAGAAAGGGCTTGATCACCAAGGTGGTGGATATACCGGGTCATCACTTTAACATCTTTAGTGAGATGGATAATGTGGATGTGGTGACGGAGGAGATTGGGAGGGCGtgtggggagttggaggggtggcACGTGAGGAGGTTTGTtagttggggggaggagaagaggtga